The Couchioplanes caeruleus nucleotide sequence CCAGGAGACCGACCCGTTCCGCAAGGCGCTGCCGGACCGCTTCGAGGTCTCGCTGAACGTCAACGCGGACGACATCGACAACCGGCTGATCTCCGGCGACCTGGACATCGACGTGGTCGGCACGGGCGTGCAGCCCGCCACGCTCGGCCGCGTCGTGGGTGACCCGACCGCCAAGGCGGGCACGGACAACGCCAGCCAGAGCCGCCTCTGGTACACCTCGATCGTCGGCACGGTGAAGCCGCTCGACAACATCGACTGCCGCAAGGCGATCGAGTACGCCGCGGACCGTACCGGCTACCAGACCGCGTACGGCGGCCCGCTCGCCGGCGGCGACATCGCCACCACGGTCCTGCCGCCGACCATCCCGGGTTACCAGAAGTTCGACCTGTACCCGGCGGGCCCGGACAACACCGGCGACGTGGCGAAGGCCAAGGAGGCCCTGGCGGCCTGCGGTCAGCCGAACGGCTTCTCGACCAACATCGCCTACCGTGCGGAGCGGCCGAAGGAGAAGGCCACCGCCGAGTCGCTGCAGCAGTCGCTGGCGCGGGTCGGCATCAAGCTGACGCTCAAGCCGTTCCCGCAGGGTGACTACTTCTCGCAGTACGCCGGCAACCCGCCGTACGTGAAGGCCAACAACCTCGGCCTGACCGTCAACGGCTGGGGCGCGGACTGGAACGACGGCTTCGGCTTCCTGTCGCAGATCGTCGACAGCCGGGTCATCCGGGAGACCGGTGGCTCCTCGAACACCAGCGTCCGCGACCCCGAGGTCGACAAGATGCTGGACGCGGCGGTGAGCAACACCGACGCCAAGGCGCGCGAGGCGCAGTGGGGCGCGATCGACAAGAAGGTCATGGAGGACGCGTTCATCCTCCCCGGCGTCTACTCCAAGGCGCTGCTGATCCGTCCGAAGAAGCTCACCAACGTGTACGTGAACCCGGCGTACGCGATGTACGACTACGTGGCGCTCGGCGTCGCGTGACCACCACCTCTGGCGTCCTAGTTCCGATTGGGTAGGTGAAGGCAGCAGGCGGCCGGTCCGGGGTGACCCGGGCCGGCCGTCGTAGCCGGGCACTGTGATCACGTACATCATCAGGCGTCTGTTAGCGGCCGTCGTGCTGCTCTTCATCGTCAGCGCCGCCGTCTTCGCGATCTTCTATCTGATTCCGCGGCTCGTCGGTGCGACGCCCGAGACGCTGGCGACCCGGTACGTGGGGCGTGCCGCGACGCCGGAGACGGTCAACCT carries:
- a CDS encoding ABC transporter substrate-binding protein codes for the protein MIQRTRVLVAATAALALGLTAACGGGKDDSSSGSSSKAEFNAALDKVFNPSEKKGGTIRLANSGDWDTLDPGETYYGYSWDFLRLYGRSLLTFKASPGAAGNELTPDLAEGLGETNDNGKTWTYKIRKGVKFEDGTEVKSADVKYAVLRSIDKATFPNGPAYFEQFLNLPAGYKGPYKSKGVNTDQAISTPDDSTIVFHLKQAFGGFDYMAALPQTVPVPQAKDTAAKYKEHVVSTGPYMFDQNNIGKNFSLKRNPNWSQETDPFRKALPDRFEVSLNVNADDIDNRLISGDLDIDVVGTGVQPATLGRVVGDPTAKAGTDNASQSRLWYTSIVGTVKPLDNIDCRKAIEYAADRTGYQTAYGGPLAGGDIATTVLPPTIPGYQKFDLYPAGPDNTGDVAKAKEALAACGQPNGFSTNIAYRAERPKEKATAESLQQSLARVGIKLTLKPFPQGDYFSQYAGNPPYVKANNLGLTVNGWGADWNDGFGFLSQIVDSRVIRETGGSSNTSVRDPEVDKMLDAAVSNTDAKAREAQWGAIDKKVMEDAFILPGVYSKALLIRPKKLTNVYVNPAYAMYDYVALGVA